Genomic segment of Fastidiosipila sp.:
AAAACACGGCCTGCCCATGCGCGTCCGGCTGAAGCTGAATCTTGCCAGGGAATCGGTATTTTTCGGCCCGGGCCCCGCGACCCTCCTGCGCCTGATCGATGAGACGGGATCAGTCCGGACCGCCTGCGTTCGCATGAAGCTTTCCTACAGCAAGGGCTGGCAGATCCTGAATCTTCTGGAGGAAGAGCTTGGCGCGGTGGTGGTTGAAAGGAAACCGGGCGGCCAGGAGGGAGGAAGCAGCAAGCTGACGGCTGTAGGCCTTGATCTTTTGCACCGTTACGAACAGCTGACCTCGGAGACGCAGAAGAGCGTCAATCAGCTTTTTGATCAGATCTTTGGGGATTTTCCTCAAAAAAAAGCTTAGGCCGGTTTCCGGATCGATTTTTCTGTCCGATTCATTTGTGACCGCTGTCAAAGGACACGCTTCCGCCATATTTCTGTGAGATAATACCCGCATGTATCGAATCGGCCTCAGGCATTCAGAAAGGAATATGTCATGAAAGAAGAGACCTATCAACCTGACCAGGGTCATTTGACGGGTGTCTCCCCAGCCCCGGCCCAGGTTCCCGAACCGCCTGTTCAGGCTGTTCCGGCCGTGGCGGTTCAACCACCAGCACTGCAGGAGAAACAGAAAAAGGCCCGGATCGGGGTGCCGGGTGTTACCGCCTTCGGCTTCACCCTAAGCATGCTCAGCCTCTTTCTTGTCCCTTTCTATAAGGAAGCATTCACCAACTATTTAACCTATGAAGGCGCCAGGGAACTTTTCCTTCATTATTACTTTTACGCTACCATCGGCCTGGGAAGTGGAAGTGCCCTCTTCGCCCTTCTCGGTTTAATACTGACTCCTGTAGGCATCCACCTTTCCCGGCGCCATAAAAGAGACGGCGCATCGCTTGGCGTTTCAGGAGTTCTCATCGCCATTGTTGCCATCATTCTGATTGCCGCCGTGACCGCTTCACATCTGATGCTCTACGGCATGATCTATCCCCACTAATCCTAGGAGTGTGAAACTGAATGACAAAAATTGAATCGCCCTTGAAGCCGGATCCGGACACAAGCGGTGCAGACCGGAAGCTTCAGATTGTCAGGGGCAAAACCTGGTACGACGTGCCGCCCATCAAGCTGTTGCGGGATCTTGTTTTACGGGGCTATAACCTGTACGGCGACCGCGAAGCGGTTCGATGGCGCGTCAGTCCGCGCGACGTTGCAATTGTTTCCAGGACTTACAGTGAGCTGGCCCGTGATGTGTCAAAAATGCAAAAATGGCTCCGGACCCAGCTGGAGCCCGGCAGCAGGATCGCCCTGATCGGTGACAACAGTTACCTGTGGATGGTGACCTGGCTGGCCGTGGCCTCGGGTTTTGGTGTCATTGTGCCCATTGACCGTCTTTTGAAGCCTGACGAGGTGGAGCCGATTCTCGAGCGCAGCCAGGCCGTCATGTTCGTTTATGACGCTTCCTGGCACCCGTACGTCAGTGCCGTCTCTGACAATCTCCCTGATCTGACCCACCGTGTCGTCATGGATCGGGGCACCGTCTCCCAAGCAACCCGCGACTCCCTGGAAATGGAACAGTCGGCTGACCGCAAGCTCTTTATCCTTGATGATCTGCTCAGCCAAATGCCGGATCCTGAAGGCGAACCTAAACTCATGATGCCTGCTGATGCATCGGATGACGCAGCCATTCTCTTCACTTCGGGGACAAGTGCCAGCTCGAAAGCGGCCATTTTGACCAATCGATCGATTGTGGCCGATCTGCGGGCGCTGCTGGGTTCAGTGTCTTTCCCCGACCCGCTTTATACCCTGTCAATCCTGCCCTTGCATCACGCCTTCGAGAATACCTGCGGTTTTCTGACGGTTTTAGCTTTCGGCGGAACCATCCATGTATTTGACGGCTTACGCTACATCGGCAAAAACCTTGAAGAATTCAGGGTTCACCTGATTGTCGCGGTGCCGGCCATCCTCGATGCCATTCACCGACGTGTGATCAGTGAGGCGGCAAAAACAGGACAGGATAAAAAACTCAAGCTGGGAATGAAGCTGGCTACCGCCCTCTACAAAATGGGGATCGACGTCCGGCGCAGGCTGATGAAAGATGTTCTGAAGAAGCTGGGCGGCCGCCTGCAATATATCATTTGCGGCGCGGCGCCGGTTGAGCTTGAAACCCTGAAGTTTTTCAGGGCAATCGGCATTGAGGTACTGGCCGGTTACGGCCTGACGGAGGCCTCTCCCGTCGTAAGCGGCGGCAACACCCGTGTCAATGAATTCGCGACCGTCGGACAGCCGCTTTCCGGTGTGGAAGTGGCCATTGCCAATGACGGCAAAGGGGAAGGCGAGATCCTGGTCCGGTCCGATATTGTCATGAAGGGCTACCTGGATGATCCCCAGGCGACCGCAGAAGCAATCGACCGGGAGGGATGGCTCCATACGGCTGATATCGGGCGTTTTACGAGAAAGAAGAGTCTTGTGATCACGGGACGAAGCAAGTCCATGATCGTCCTCTCTTCCGGCAAGAAAGTCTTTCCAGAAGAAATCGAAGCCCTTCTTTATCGCCACGGAATGGTCAGGGACGCCCTTGTCTTTGGCCATCAGGGGGCGGGCGGCGACGTGGTGATCACGGCCAAGGTGGTCGTCAACCAGGAGAAAATGCGCGAAGAACTCCAGCGTGACCCGACGGAAGACGAGATGTCCCAGGCCCTTGCGGCCATCATTGCGGAAATCAACCGCGGTTTGCCGTCTTTCAAAGAGATCCGTTCCTATTTTTTCAGCCTTCATGACATGGTCAAGACGACCACCCTCAAGATTCGCCGTGGTGTCGAGCTGGCCGCCATTGATGACTATTTCGCCCGCTCAAAAGCATCCTGGCAGTCCCTGAGAGGAAAAAACATTGACACGATTATGGTCCTCAGACAGCAGGAAGGACTTTCCTGTTAATCGTTAAGTAAACAAGGAGGTCAAATGATGACAAAAGCAGTTTGGCTGGTGAAAGCCCCTGACGATAACCGCGATCCCAACCTGGCAGCTTCATGCGCCGCTTTTCTGGAAGAGATTGCCGGAGCGCTCGGCGAACCGCTGGTCTTTACAGAAGATCAGCATGTGTTCTCGCGACAGTCCGTCCATCTCTTTTTTATCGGATCGGGCGGATCGGAGCAGGTCTTCAAGGCAGTCTATGAAAGAGTGCCCGGCCCCTACATCCTCTTGACGACACGCTCCCACAATTCTCTGGCAGCCTCCATGGAGATTCTCTCCTATCTGAACGAACAGGGCCAGAGGGGCGAAATACTTCACGGAAGCCCACAGGAAATGGCTGCCCGGCTGCGCACCCTGATCCGGGTCGCGGAAACACGCGACAGGCTCCGCGGTATGAGGCTGGGCGTGACGGGTGAATCCGACTGGCTGATCAGCCGCCCGGTTGACGCAGATCTTTTGCGTGAACGTTCCGGCATGGAGCTCATTCATATACCCATGCCGGAGGTGACGGAAGAGATCGCCAAGGAAACCTACGAGGACAATGAATGGACACTCCAGCTCAAAGCCAGGGGATATGACAGCGGGGAGATGGAGCGGGCACTTCAAGTCTACGGCGCCTGCAGGCGGCTGGTTGACAAGTATATGCTGGACGGTTTTACCCTGCGGTGTTTTGATCTTCTGGAACCTTTTTGCATTACCGGCTGTCTGGCACTTGGCATTCTGAATGCGGAGGGAATCTGGGCAGCCTGTGAGGGAGACAGCCGCTCACTTGTCTCCATGGCGGTCATCGGGGAGCTGACCGGCCAGCCGGTTTTTATGGCCAACCCGTCGCGCCTCTACCCGGCAGAAAATAAAATTGTCTTCGCGCATTGCATTCTGCCGCTCAACATGTCCAAAGACTATGGCTTGACCACTCACTTTGAAAGTGGTTTGGGGATTTCCGTAAGTGCTGATTTTGATCCCCAGGCCTGCACCGTATTCAAATGCCGGGACGATTTTGATACCTATTACGCAGCGGATGCCCGCCTTCTTGAAAGCATGCATGAGGGAAATCTTTGCCGCACGCAGATGAAGCTTGAGATTCCCTCCGGACTGGACTATTTTACCAGCCGCCCCATTGCCAATCACCATATGATTGTTCTCGGCCATCATCAGGATCTGGTTGATGAGTTCTTCCATTCCTATCGTTAGCCGGGTTTAGCTGATTACCGGGCTGGAAACGGCGTCCCCGCAGGACGCCGTTTCTTTGATGGCGGGTATGTTATGATGGGCTTGCCAAACGCCCGGCCGATGGTTCGCCGGGATGGAAATCTTGTGTTAATCCAAGGGGGTATCGCGATGAAAGTATCGGACCGAAGTGCCGCCATGCAGGCGTCACCGATTCGCAAGCTCGTTCCTTACGCCAATGAGGCAAAAAAGCGCGGAACAAAAGTTTACCATTTGAATATCGGGCAACCGGATATCGAGACGCCCCAAATCTTTTTGGAGACGGTCAAAAAAACGGATGTCAAGGTGCTCGCTTATGCGGACTCCAACGGATGGGAGCCGCTTCGTGAAAGCATTTCACGCTATTACAAAAGAATCGGCCTGCCCTATGAGACGGAGGACATCATCATCACAAACGGGGGCAGCGAAGCACTCCAATGGGCCATGTTGATCGCCTGCGACCCAGGCGAAGAGATCCTGGTCCCTGAGCCTTTCTATACCAACTACCGTGGTTTTGCCGCCCCCTACCTGGTCGAGCTGAAACCGATTACGACCTATCCGCAGGATGGTTTCGCCCTGCCGGACCGCCAGACCATCGAAGCGCTCGTTACAGAAAAAACGCGCGCCTTCGTCCTGTCGAATCCGGGCAACCCGGCGGGCGCTGTCTACAGCCGGGAAGAGGTTCGGCGCGTCGCGGACATCGCGCGCGACCGCAATCTGTTTATCATTGCCGATGAAGTCTACCGCGAGTTTTGCTACGACGGAAAAACAGCGACAAGCTTCGGCTCAATGACGGATGTTCTTGACCGCGTCATTCTGGTTGACAGCGTTTCCAAGCGCTTCTCGGCCTGCGGCGCGCGCATCGGCTCACTGACAAGCAAGAACAGGGATGTCATGACAGCGGCACTGAAGCTTGGTCAGGCCCGCCTGTGCGTGCCAACCCTTGAAATGATCGGTGCCAAAGCCCTCTTCGACCTTGACCCGGATTACTTCATCCCCATTCGCGAGGAATATGAAAAGAGAAGAAACCTCATGATCCACGCACTCCAGAAGATGGAGGGGGTGCTCTGCGAAACACCGGGCGGGGCTTTCTACGCGACAGCCAAATTGCCGGTTGAAAATGCAGAGGACTTCGCTGTCTGGCTTTTAACTGACTTTGAACATGAAGGCAAGACCGTCATGCTGGCACCTGTTGAAAATTTCTATCAGACGCCTGGCATGGGACGCGACGAGGTCCGCCTCGCCTACGTGCTCAAGGCAGATGACATCGAAGACGCCATGCGCATCCTGGAGATCGCGCTCGAACAATACCCGGGGCGAAAAAGCAAGGGATAAAAGATTCGACCAAACCATCGCCGGGCGCCGCAGGACGCCCGGCGGTATCCCAACCGGGAAGCGCCAAATTGGCGCTTTGTTATTTGTGCATACCGCCTTATAATTGAGGCGCTCCATCTGTGTATGTATGAAGAATAGAGGCAGTATGGCGGAACCCAGCGGGCATGTTCTTTGCTCAGCCGACGGGCTGATCCGATTGAAGGATCGGTTGAACAGGATTGACAAGTTGCGTGGCTGGAGTATCGGCGATTGTCATGCCCGGCAGGTGGAGCGGGACTGCGTTATCTACGAAGCCTTCGACAGGGAGGACCGCCCTCACTGGCTGCTGGCGGGTCCTTGGCGCGAGTGGCAACGTGTCGCCGATTTATGGGATCATCTTTGCTGGGTAGGCGAAATCGTAGAAAATTCATCCCATATCTTCCGTTTTATGGGAAATATGGTTCCCGAAATTGTTTGGGAAGGTGTCGAAGAGGGATACGTCGGCTATTCGGAGAAAAGAGAGGCCGCCTCTTTTTTTCAAACCATCACCCTTGCCAATCCGCCCCGCTTCGAAAATCTGGTCCAGTTAACCGGCTTTTTGCGCCTGCTTCAAACAGGCGAAAATTCTTTTGGAACGGAAGGAAGCGGCCTGATCCTTGCCGGTGCGGAGTCCCGGGCCATGGACCTTGTGGAGAGTCTTTCGGCGAGAATACCCCAAAAACCTGTATTCAGGAACTGGCAATCATTTTATCTGCAGAACGCCCGGAGCATCTCACGATCGGCAAATTTCCGCCTGGCGCTCTCCTTCGGTTCTTATGCCACCCGATGCTTCACCTGTACCGATCGCGGGGCATTGCGGGTTGATTTGCCCTTTTTCCTCTGTGAAAAGATTGCTGATACGGATTTATGCCGGATCCTGCTTGAAATGCCGGACGCCAGCGTCCAGGATCGCCAGTACCTGGTCGACCTTTACTTCAATATGGCCATTCCATCCCATTTCTTTACGCTTCTGACGCATCACGCCATGACCTCAATTCTTCAGGATCTGATGAAATCAACGAAAGGCTCCACGGGTGAACTCCGCAATTTGAATCGCTTCGCCTCCTTGTCGCGTCAGCACGATCTCTTTCGGACTCCCGTTCCCTCATGGTATTTGTAACGCACATTGTATTATTAATAACATAATATCCGCTATTATTACCACAAATACAGGTTTTGGCCGAAAAATTTCTGTTTATTGTGCCAGCAAAAGTCAATTGCCACAGGATATCAGCTTTGTGTATTGTTATGTAAAGACACGATTGGGTCGGGGCGCAAAGAAGAGTAAAGAAGGTGAACGCAGTGAATGGGATCCGCTTTTTTAGAAGAAAGAATCATATGACGCAAAGTGAACTGGCGGAAGTGCTCGGCGTCACACAAACCTCCGTCAGCCAATGGGAGGGCGGAAGGAACTACCCTGATATCAAGACAGCCAAGCGGATGGCTGAAATGTTTGGGGCAACGCTTGATCAAATCCTCGGCGCGGAGGAGATGGATGACGCGCTGCTGAGTCCAGTGGCCTCCATCTGGCTGGATGATACATGGAACTCCGAAGACGGCGGGGATCTCTTTCCCCTCGAGCAGAAGGCGCGGCTGCTCGCGATCATGAACCGCCTCTCACCGCTTGCCCGACAGCGAATCCTGGATCGTGCGGAGATCTATTTGGAGATTGAGACGCTCGACGCCCAAAAGGAGCAGGCCTCGGACAATGAATCTTCAGGCACATAAACATTCATTCAGCCCGGATAAATATTGACAGATTTTTGGCGGTGTGCTACGATTACCACAACCTCGATTGGATTACATAGACGGGAATGTGCATCCGGAAACACCGGATTCACCGGAAAGTTGAAAGTAATCAAACAATGGAGTGTCCCGAGGACCGCGCAAGTGCGTGTGCAGTTGCGGTAGCTGAAGCCAGGGGTGCGTAACCCTTTCAATTGAAAAAGCAGGCTGACCGCAACAGAAACGCACCAAATCGTATTCTTGGAGCCGGAATCGTTCATGGGGTCGTCTGACTTTGACCGGCAAAGCGGCCAGGACGGGACAGGAAAGGAGGCGTACTTTGAAAGTACACCTCGGAGGAACGGGCAGTTGATTCCCCGGTCAGATAGGGAATCCTGCCCGTTTCGTGTTGGCACCTTCCGGAACCGTCAACCTCGACAGGCCGGGCTTTGTTTCCTAGACTGTAAGCATGGAAAAGAATGGGAAAAAGAATGGCAGCCCGGAAACTTCCGGCCGCGGTGTCCTGCTGGGTCTTTCCGGCGGCGTTGACAGCGCGGCCGCCGCGATTCTTCTTAAGGGGCAAGGTTGCCATGTCACCGCGGTGACATTGAGAACCTGGCAGGAAGACGGGACGGATGGCCCGAGGGTTGAGCGGGCAGTCAACCTGGCCCGGCTGCTTGAAATTCCGCACAGGGTTGTTGACGCCAGACAGGCCTTTTACGAGCAGGTGGTCCTGCCATTCATGGAAGGCTGGAAGCGCGGCCTGACGCCCAATCCCTGCGTCATGTGCAACCCCGGCTTCAAATTTGCCTTGATGAGTGAACTGGCGGATGAGCTGGGCATTCAATACCTGGCGACCGGCCATTACGCGCGAATTTTCGAGACCGCCCAGGGGATCCGGCTCGGTCGCGCCGGTTGCAGGCGTCACGATCAGAGCTATTTCCTTTACCGGCTCAATTCTTCAATGTTGAGGCGGATTCTTTTCCCCCTTGGGGAGTTGTCCAAAGAGGACGCGCGCCGGCTGGCGGGTGACTTGCAGGGCCCCCTGTCAGAAGTCAGGGACAGCCAGGACATCTGTTTTATCGAAAAAAACCAGCTGAAGGCCTTTCTCCGCCGCCAGGGCATGGAAGAGAAAAGTGGGTTTTTTCTCGATCCGGCGGGAGAAGTGATTGGCGAACACAAGGGCAGCTGGCAGTATACGATCGGTCAGCGCCGTCATCTTGGACAGTCTTTTGGCAGGCGCATGACCGTGCTTGCCGCGGACCACCTGCTAAATACGGTGACGCTTGGCGGAGAAGATGAAGCCTTGATGAAGCAAGTCCATTTGGTTGACCTGGTTCTGGCTGATCCCCGGACAGATTCCTTCCGCGCCGAGGTTCAGCTCCGGTCTCAAGGCAGGCCGCATGGCGCGACAGTTGAGGCAGTACCGGATGCCGGAGAGGCGACCGTCCGCTTTGATATGCCGGTGCGGATCACGGCGCCGGGGCAGTCGGCTGTATTTTACGATGGCGACCTGGTTTTGGGCGGCGGCCTTGTGGCCGGAATGACTCTGGAATAGGCTTCCGCGGGGCCTTTTTGCCTTGAATTTTTTGGCTTTTCAAGGTATAATGCGGTTTGATGGACACATGTGTGCCTTTGACATATTTTCTGGAGGAGTAAACGCAATTGATTGCAAAATCTGAGTTGGCTTCATGCCGAGCTGAACTGGAAGAACGCCTTGGACAACGTATCATGCTTAAGTCAAACGGAGGGCGTCGCCGCACGGTTATACACGAAGGATATCTTGAAAACTGCTCAGCCAACGTTTTTACTGTTTGCTGCCCTGTAAGCCCAACCTACAGCGAACATGTCTGCTTCAGCTACATCGACCTCCTGACCAAGGTGGTCGAGATCGCTTTTGATGATGACAGTCTCGAAAGGCTGCTTCTTCAGACAGAGGACAGCCCCTAAACTGTGATCGCAATTCATCCCTGCCGGTCGATCGAAATTGCCCGGGCCAAGGTTAATCTGTCCTTGACGGTTTTGTTTCGCCGGCAGGACGGCTACCACGAGCTCACCGGCCTGATGGCGACAACCGGTCTTGCTGATCGTCTCCACCTGTCGCTGGAAGGGGCAGTCAAGCCGGGTCACAGCTGGGAGATTACTGTCGATGCCGGAAATCTTCCCGCCGGTGAGGGAAACCTGTGCCACAAGGCAGCCCGTCTGTTTTTTGAGGCGGCCGGTATTGATCCGGCCTCCATCATTTTTGTTTGCCGCCTTGAAAAAAAGATTCCAACGGCCGCCGGTCTTGGCGGCGGAAGCGCTGATGCCGCGGCGGTTTTGCGTTTCCTTTGGAGGAGCTGGTGGCAGGGTTTGGCCCAATCACTCCGCATTGACCCCGGAAGGCTTACCAGGGACAGCCTTGAGCGCATAGCCTTGGCCTGCGGTGCTGATGTACCTTTCTGTCTTCAAGGCGGTATTCGTTTTTGCGAGGGGGTGGGTGAGCGGATGTCCCCTTCCATTGCCAGCCCCGCCTATCCACTTTTGCTGGCCCTGCCCCCCCTGGAGATCCGTACTGCCAACGCTTTCAGCCTGCTCGATGAAAGCAGACAGGCCGGAGCCGGTCAAAGGGTGTCTGACCGCCAGCCGGCCGCTCTATCGAAGTGGGTGGAGGTACTCGAGAAGGATGACCGGCCCGCACTGGGAGTGATGGTACAAAACGATTTTCTTGAAATTCATGAGGGCCGCGCAAGCGACATACCGCTGATCATCCGGGATCTGCGCCGGGCGGGCGCATTCGCAGCCTCCATGACCGGAAGCGGTCCCGCCTGTTTCGGGCTCTTCGAGAGTCAGGCGGAAATGAAAAGGGCCCGGGAGATTCTGACCGTGAAACATCCGGCAATCAGCTGGATCATGACGGCACTGTCGCCTTCAACCGAAGACCTGATTCGCTAAAATTGATCGGTGTCGAGCCAGATGGTGAAAGGGCCGTCGTTGGTCAGGCTGACTTTCATCTCAGCGCCGAAGGAACCGGTCCGGACAATGGGAACGTCCCGTTTTGCCAGTTCGACAAAATAGAGGTAAAGTTCCTCACCTCTGCCGGGCGGCGCCGCCCGGGTGAAGCTGGGCCGGTTTCCCTTCCTCGTGTCAGCCATCAGAGTAAACTGCGAAACCACCATGATCTGCCCCTCCACGGCTGCCAGATCGAGATTGGTTTTTCCCTCCTGATCTTTGAAGATCCTCAGTTTGTTGATCTTTTGCCAAAGGCGCGCGCAGCTTTCCTCATCATCCCCGGCTCCGACGCCAAGGAGAATGAGAAAACCCGGCCCGATGGCCGATTCGAAACCGTTATCGCAATGGACGGAGGCCTCGCTTACCCGTTGGATCAGTGCGCGCACGTCTTTTACCTCTTTTCTTTGATCAAATCAGTGCATAAACACCCATTTCATGGTAGCATGCTCCTACATCATTAAGCTGTATTCCGAACAGGAAGATTTCGGGTAGCAGATTTTTTTCACCGTGACGGACAGGATTTCAAGCTTGCGAAGGCAAATATACACAAAAAATTGCAAGGTTATGGGACTGTAACTGCTTGTAAAGGGGCTTAATGCCTGCTATTTTGCAATAAATATTCAGATAGGTTGATTTCTCATAAACAATAAGTTATACTTTTCGAACAGTTAGTATTACGACATCATGACCTAACCAGTACGAAGGGGCGAATGAAGTGTCATCAGAGGATCGCATCAGCAGCGATAAGCTGGAAGAAATTATCGCGCTGGAAGGCATGGTCGATAATGGCAAGCTTAATCTGGCGATTGCCAGCCAGATGGGCATCCCCCTGGTCGACCTGAAAACGCAGCGCCTGGACGATTCCGTTGGCGGGCTGATTCCCGAGTCAATCGCCAGACGCTACACCGTTTTTCCCATCGCCGTCAAAGATAACGACATTACCATCGCTGTTCATGACCCACGGGATATTATGGCCATTGACGATGTCCAGCTGGCGACAGGCAAGCGCGTATCGGTTGTTCTTTCCGAGAAGGCGGACATCATCAATCTGATCAACCGCTTTTACGACTACAGTGATGAGGCCAGCCAGGCCGTTGAGGAGTACTCGGCTGATCTGAAGCAGGACATCAAGGAGTTCACGGAAAGTGAGGACGTCAGCGCCTCCCCTGTGGTGCGCCTTGTCAACACCGTGATTATCCAGGCCAGCAAAATGAGGGCCAGTGATATCCACCTGGAACCCCTTGAGCACGATGTGCGGATCCGTTACCGGATTGACGGCGAGCTGCGCGAGATCATGAAGGTCAACAAGGCCATGTACAATTCCATGGTGATCCGGATCAAGGTGATCGGGGGCATGGATATCTCAGAGCGGAGAAAACCGCAGGACGGCCGCGTGGAGACCACGGTGGACGGCAAAATCCTTGACCTGCGGATCTCCATCCTGCCGACTGTTTTCGGCGAGAAGGTGGTCCTCCGTCTGCTTGACCGCAGCTCGACCCTGATGACCAAGCAAGAACTGGGTTTCAGCCAGACCAATATTGACCGCTTCAACCAGATTATCAGCGCCCCGGAGGGAATTATCCTCTTGACAGGCCCGACGGGGAGCGGCAAGACGACAACGCTTTATGCGGTTCTTGCGGAAATGAACGCAATAACGAAAAACATCATTACCGTGGAAGATCCGGTCGAGTACCGGCTTGACGGAATCAATCAGGTTCAGGTCAATATCCGGGCCGGCCTTACCTTTGCCTCGGGCCTGCGTTCCATTTTGCGGCAGGACCCCGACATTGTCATGGTGGGTGAGATCCGGGATACGGAAACGGCCCAGATCGCCTTCCGGGCCGCCATCACCGGCCACGTGGTCTTATCCACCCTGCACACCAATGACACGGTCAGCTCCCTGACCCGGCTGGTCGATATGGAAGTTCCCGCCTACCTGGTCTCAACGGCGGTCGTGGGCATTGTGGCCCAGCGGCTGGTAAAAAAACTTTGCAATCACTGCAAGCAGCCTTATCAAACCAGTCAGGCCGAGATGTCCCTGCTGGGGATTACGGAGCCTGTGACCATCTACCGCCATAAGGGCTGCAATGAATGCGGCCAGACCGGTTATCAGGGCCGGACGGCCATTCACGAGGTGCTGGTCATGAACCGGCATATCAGGGATATGATCACTCAGAACAAGTCGGTCGACGAGGTCAAGGATGCCGCCATGAAGGATGGCATGCATACCCTTCACCAGTCGTGCGCGGAATTGGTCCTGAACGGCAAAACGACCATTGACCAGCTGATCAGGGTCACCCAGGCAGAGGACGATTAAGGCATGAATCACAGGGAAATGGAAAAGTCAGTCAACGGCCACGCCGGCCCCGTCATCCCCATCCTGGACCGGGCCATTGCCGCGGGCGCCTCGGATATCCACTTGAGGCCGGAGCGTTCCCCCAGAATCCGGGTCAATACCATCTTGAACCCGCTCAAGGATTTTTTCCTGACAAGTGAGGAAATCCTGGATTTTGGCAAATCCTTCCTGACCGACTACAAGCTTGATGAGCTGCGGGACAAGGGCGAGGTGGATGCGTCGCTCGGCTACCGGGACAGGCGTTTCCGGGCCAACCTTTTTGCCCAGAAGGACGGCTACACCCTGGCCCTCCGCATGATCCCCATGGAAATTCCGTCCATGGAGGACCTCAATCTGCCGGAAGTCCTAAAAGATCTCTGCGAGAAAAAACGCGGTCTCATCCTGGTGACGGGACCGACCGGTTCCGGCAAGACAACGACCCTGGCCGCCATGATCAACTACATCAACGCGCGGCGCAAGGAGAATATTGTCACCATCGAGGATCCGATTGAATACCTCTACAAGGAACAGGAGTCCATGATCAGCCAGCGGGAACTGGGCGCCCACACGCGCTCCTTTGCCAACGCCCTGCGGGCATCCCTGAGGCAGGACCCCGACATCATCCTGGTCGGCGAGATGCGCGACCTGGATACGATTTCGGTTGCCCTGACGGCGGCCGAGACGGGGCATGTGGTTCTCTCCACCCTTCATACGGTTGGAGCAGCCAATTCCATGGACCGGATCATTGACGTCTTTCCCGCCCATCAGCAGGCCCAGGTCCGCACCCAGCTGTCCAATGTCATCGAGGCCGTTGTCTCCCAGCAGCTGATGGCGTCCATTTCAGGCAATGAGATGATCCCCGCCATTGAGGTTATGCTGGGAACGCCGGCGGTCCGCAACGTCATCCGGGAGGGCAAGACCCATCAGATTCTTTCCATCCAGGAAGGCAGCGCCGCCCAGAAGATGATCACCATGGACCGCGCCCTGGTCAATCTCTACCGCAGGGGTCTGATCTCCAAGGATACCGCCCTTCAGTACTCGGTCGACCGGACAGCCATCAGCCGGGAAATCGGCATGCAAGTGAGGAACGGCTAAGTGGAAA
This window contains:
- a CDS encoding type IV pilus twitching motility protein PilT, whose translation is MEKSVNGHAGPVIPILDRAIAAGASDIHLRPERSPRIRVNTILNPLKDFFLTSEEILDFGKSFLTDYKLDELRDKGEVDASLGYRDRRFRANLFAQKDGYTLALRMIPMEIPSMEDLNLPEVLKDLCEKKRGLILVTGPTGSGKTTTLAAMINYINARRKENIVTIEDPIEYLYKEQESMISQRELGAHTRSFANALRASLRQDPDIILVGEMRDLDTISVALTAAETGHVVLSTLHTVGAANSMDRIIDVFPAHQQAQVRTQLSNVIEAVVSQQLMASISGNEMIPAIEVMLGTPAVRNVIREGKTHQILSIQEGSAAQKMITMDRALVNLYRRGLISKDTALQYSVDRTAISREIGMQVRNG
- a CDS encoding type II/IV secretion system protein; translation: MSSEDRISSDKLEEIIALEGMVDNGKLNLAIASQMGIPLVDLKTQRLDDSVGGLIPESIARRYTVFPIAVKDNDITIAVHDPRDIMAIDDVQLATGKRVSVVLSEKADIINLINRFYDYSDEASQAVEEYSADLKQDIKEFTESEDVSASPVVRLVNTVIIQASKMRASDIHLEPLEHDVRIRYRIDGELREIMKVNKAMYNSMVIRIKVIGGMDISERRKPQDGRVETTVDGKILDLRISILPTVFGEKVVLRLLDRSSTLMTKQELGFSQTNIDRFNQIISAPEGIILLTGPTGSGKTTTLYAVLAEMNAITKNIITVEDPVEYRLDGINQVQVNIRAGLTFASGLRSILRQDPDIVMVGEIRDTETAQIAFRAAITGHVVLSTLHTNDTVSSLTRLVDMEVPAYLVSTAVVGIVAQRLVKKLCNHCKQPYQTSQAEMSLLGITEPVTIYRHKGCNECGQTGYQGRTAIHEVLVMNRHIRDMITQNKSVDEVKDAAMKDGMHTLHQSCAELVLNGKTTIDQLIRVTQAEDD